The Nasonia vitripennis strain AsymCx chromosome 1 unlocalized genomic scaffold, Nvit_psr_1.1 chr1_random0002, whole genome shotgun sequence genome has a window encoding:
- the LOC116416909 gene encoding uncharacterized protein LOC116416909, translated as MDNHRKMMDALRKDREVRNLASEIRKYDKEDVEEELKSLKISTKGNKAILRDRLLRAEILRAGLSETVPWYEWDNGGVIPTDSEEALTAILNHKKSKSRTSSKRDKKEMIAESASQSEIETGKETEYEAGDESLEEIVNSSVRQIQALSSLSSTDDGTPGFGCPLTVSNQLQQLISARVLSALQGSSSYATSQKSIDPTYLLFVNKTTRAQPEVVPVSHLASSPALDSNEGAQKFMGIWPYAETIRNSVQPNTGTIKESSTLRRSISDDGKFTRQVQEWELRTPKSKNRPHVQPTNLKSALNETEDVERKKPTEPCAINQPRRRKITVQNPGLPWFARGASKKPAPPQRAKKSSDSSSDSEEDSSSDESEKEESKNRALGKTPTKAIDTKSKQPTRESLKKEKSKKKQTKRDSSSSSSDSSDSLSSQENDFDSSSSSDRHERRKTTSCKKKSSRRLEQEERLANHLYQLQIIQGRNIKFAGETRDDPEEYLSQIQECKESLNLKSEEILAMIPHTLSKKASMWFRTEKEGLKTWKTFKKAFEEQFISEVSDNDVIEELRRRTQGKGEKISTYIMNFKYIAAHLKRPMRLKDQLTLLTERLRPEYRRAIRRKKIESYEDVKRYCRTLEEEMERDAMYTPPPTVEKSRFPAAAWTPTPKAKVAAAKEVEEAAGVTDANSNKQNINNNNKNKKQKQQQNPPLVTSASITDQPVNNNSTSEPKQTNNGPPVWRPVNVQSQRQTQQSQGRADASDATQSQPLSRYNNRGSTPFVGACYHCQQVGHRASACPTPGPDPVSSLRPIRHYIPKLWKLRYLSNDVGKWQRGGILGADATRNSTITASNVVVKTPSSVTPLSEVVEVLGGGGSGRGPLSTEVKEEKEKLLPKANATRWPNNSTETKEEKEKLLPKANATRWPDNSTETREEKEKSRPNANVTRWPNNRDEVEEENRVAAGEAVLNSSSNEEDSVSRPWRNELQSKVHYSQFETQNEWNKPTPLTLDSSSESDGSLLDERVKNNRSQTSANLNASKTRGLTLEQGTLYSQECINKVRQRVASREENEKTVVGKECEIEPLKVEKSEKRVSFELESEQSDLSDDSDLVEVSGTWEDTPTQVKREKIIELIEEEEDFEKLSKIELAVEQLQSTDIAAENQSLPETKEIAEQKKPIPPDPNVDYVSPPIQISDEVEHQAPTAAVITDNRNYMQVVLSGTTYRALFDPGAVITLVGPRVAEKFENRLIAAKTSIQAITGELSPVMGYLQINIELDGIDATITARAVKEIGHDVVFGRDFCEIFKIDTDHRGWWRANGGIWRRFNSQNPSENDKVFAECTGITELDEDERRQIEEIVDGTLPEYSPDVLGFTDLTEHHISLTCDTPVRQKFRRRSPKKIESIQKGAKELERLGIIERSASDFVSQVVMVPKQGTDEERLCVDFTDVNKFTKKDGYPLPQMDAILDRLRCARYLSKIDLRQAYFQVKMEESSKKYTAFAVPGYGLWQFTRMPFGLINAPMTLQRLVDTLFGPEDTPQIFGYLDDIVIATDSFEEHKIKVRYVLQKLISAGLTINPKKCQFCVSQIKYLGFVLDKDGLRTDPDKVAPVLNCPAPCNVRELRRVLGMIGWYARFIENSSETKIPLVKLLRKDQKWTWGDEQQQAFEKLKKALTVAPVLARPDFNKPFCIQCDASNVAIGAVLTQEFDDGEHPIVYVSRVLTAAEKNYTTTERECLALVWAIKKLRPYVEGYHFTVITDHSALRWLRSLKEPSGRLARWALEVQQWDFDIIHRRGANHRVPDALSRMLEPELAAVAEISDPWYLRRFKEVEEFPNKFPQWRVEDGRLYRFKRDPLLDPITHSDEAWKLVIPAEQREKVMTVAHVEVTAGHMGIEKTYDRIAREYFWPGMYHDVHSFITACPVCQRYKVSQQGPQGLIGKRIVEKPWTVVAADMMEFPRSKGQNKYLLVFQDLFTRWVEVKPLRKADGKSVARAFEELVLFRWETPEYLLTDNGTEFLNKHVAETLKEYGVTHVTTPPYHPQANPVERSNRTLKTMIAMFAESHRDWDKHVHELRHAMNTAVQSTLKTSPAFLNFGRHPSPVKSLRTEIEGRGPKLQLDPAVWQDRMKRLDALRELVAKFIDNARNKQGETYNRRRRLTNFAVGDMVLRRTHYQSKAAESFSAKLAPKFEGPFRITEQKSPTVYILEAEEGNSRKIAKAHVSDLKRYLPPRNPKTNSPNTDPTSR; from the exons ATGGATAATCACAGAAAGATGATGGACGCACTGCGTAAAGATCGAGAAGTTCGTAACTTGGCCAGCGAGATTAGAAAGTATGATAAAGAAGACGTAGAAGAAGAACTCAAGTCGTTGAAAATTAGTACGAAGGGAAATAAGGCGATTCTAAGAGATCGCTTGTTAAGAGCCGAAATTTTACGAGCCGGTTTGAGCGAGACAGTGCCGTGGTATGAATGGGACAATGGTGGCGTTATCCCAACTGACTCCGAGGAGGCGCTGACGGCGATCCTCAACCACAAGAAAAGTAAATCCAGAACGAGTAGTAAacgagataaaaaagaaatgatcGCCGAGTCTGCCTCACAATCAGAAATCGAGACTGGCAAGGAAACCGAGTATGAAGCCGGTGATGAAAGCCTCGAAGAAATTGTTAACTCTTCAGTGAGACAAATACAAGCTCTGTCGAGCCTCTCTTCCACAGACGATGGAACGCCCGGTTTTGGATGCCCGTTAACAGTATCAAATCAGCTCCAGCAACTCATTTCTGCACGAGTACTCAGCGCCCTTCAGGGATCATCGAGTTATGCTACCAGCCAGAAGTCGATAGATCCCACATATCTACTATTCGTCAATAAAACCACTAGAGCCCAGCCAGAAGTCGTGCCAGTGTCCCATCTTGCCTCCAGTCCAGCACTCGACTCTAACGAGGGAGCTCAAAAATTTATGGGGATTTGGCCTTATGCAGAAACCATTAGGAACTCCGTTCAGCCCAATACGGGAACAATTAAGGAAAGTAGCACGCTGAGAAGATCGATATCAGACGATGGGAAATTCACGAGACAAGTACAAGAGTGGGAATTAAGAACGCCGAAGTCGAAAAACAGACCTCACGTTCAACCGACCAACTTAAAGTCAGCGCTCAACGAAACCGAGGATGTAGAAAGGAAGAAGCCGACAGAACCGTGTGCCATTAATCAGcctagaagaagaaaaatcaccGTGCAAAACCCTGGGTTGCCCTGGTTCGCCAGAGGAGCTTCTAAGAAGCCGGCACCACCGCAGAGAGCCAAGAAATCATCTGATAGTAGTAGTGATAGCGAAGAAGATAGTAGCAGTGACGAATCGGAAAAAGAAGAGTCGAAGAACAGAGCCCTAGGTAAGACTCCTACAAAGGCCATAGACACCAAGAGCAAACAACCAACTCGAGAGAGTCTGAAGAAAGAGAAGTCCAAGAAGAAACAGACCAAAAGAGACAGCTCGAGTAGTAGCTCCGACAGCAGTGACAGCCTTAGCAGCCAAGAGAACGACTTCGATAGCTCCTCAAGCTCTGACCGCCACGAAAGACGGAAAACAACAAGCTGCAAGAAGAAATCGTCCCGACGATTAGAACAGGAAGAGAGATTGGCCAATCACTTGTATCAACTCCAAATTATACAGGGGCGGAACATCAAGTTTGCTGGTGAGACTAGAGACGACCCAGAAGAATATTTATCTCAGATACAAGAGTGCAAGGAGAGTCTAAATCTTAAAAGCGAAGAGATTTTGGCCATGATTCCCCATACTCTATCAAAGAAGGCTAGCATGTGGTTCAGAACAGAAAAAGAAGGACTTAAAACCTGGAAGACCTTTAAGAAGGCATTCGAAGAACAATTCATCAGCGAGGTGAGCGACAATGACGTAATAGAAGAACTACGTAGACGAACGCAGGGTAAAGGGGAGAAGATATCTACGTATATTAtgaatttcaaatatataGCAGCCCATCTAAAGAGACCGATGAGATTAAAAGACCAGCTGACATTATTGACAGAGAGGTTACGGCCGGAGTATCGTAGAGCGATTAGAAGGAAAAAGATAGAATCCTACGAAGATGTTAAGAGGTACTGCCGAACACTAGAAGAGGAGATGGAAAGAGATGCGATGTATACACCACCACCCACTGTTGAAAAAAGCCGATTCCCAGCCGCAGCTTGGACGCCAACACCGAAAGCCAAAGTAGCAGCCGCCAAAGAAGTTGAGGAAGCAGCAGGAGTTACCGACGCGAattcaaacaaacaaaatattaacaacaacaataaaaataagaaacagAAGCAACAACAGAACCCGCCATTAGTAACTTCAGCCTCGATCACAGATCAACCAGTGAATAACAACTCAACTAGCGAGCCCAAGCAGACTAACAATGGCCCACCAGTGTGGAGACCAGTTAACGTTCAATCGCAAAGGCAGACCCAACAGTCGCAAGGCAGAGCTGACGCCAGTGATGCTACCCAGAGTCAACCACTAAGCCGGTACAATAACAGAGGCTCTACACCATTTGTCGGAGCATGCTATCACTGTCAACAAGTGGGCCACAGAGCATCAGCCTGCCCGACT CCGGGGCCAGATCCAGTGTCAAGTTTGCGGCCAATTCGGCACTACATTCCAAAATTGTGGAAACTGCGCTACCTTTCGAACGATGTTGGGAAATGGCAACGCGGGGGCATCCTTGGGGCCGATGCCACCCGCAACTCAACAATAACGGCCTCAAACGTTGTGGTGAAAACTCCTAGCTCTGTAACTCCGTTGTCAGAGGTGGTTGAAGTTTTGGGAGGGGGAGGTAGTGGCCGAGGACCACTAAGTACAGAGgtgaaagaagagaaagagaaattgcTGCCAAAAGCTAACGCAACCCGTTGGCCAAATAACAGCACAGAgacgaaagaagagaaagagaaattgcTGCCAAAAGCTAACGCAACCCGTTGGCCAGATAACAGCACAGAgacgagagaagagaaagagaagtcaCGGCCAAATGCTAACGTAACCCGTTGGCCAAATAACCGAGACGAAGTAGAGGAAGAGAACAGAGTAGCAGCCGGCGAAGCAGTTCTAAACTCCTCGAGCAACGAAGAGGACAGTGTATCCCGCCCGTGGAGAAACGAGCTCCAGAGCAAAGTACATTACAGCCAATTCGAAACTCAAAACGAGTGGAATAAACCTACGCCGCTGACACTGGACTCAAGTAGCGAATCAGATGGGTCGTTATTGGATGAGAGagtgaaaaataatagaaGCCAAACCTCTGCAAACTTGAACGCATCGAAGACTAGAGGCCTAACCCTAGAACAGGGCACCCTTTACTCCCAAGAATGCATTAATAAAGTCAGACAGAGAGTTGCCAGTAGAGAAGAGAACGAGAAGACAGTAGTTGGAAAGGAGTGTGAAATTGAGCCGTTAAAAGTAGAGAAGTCGGAGAAGAGAGTCTCTTTCGAGTTAGAATCGGAACAGTCGGACCTATCAGATGACTCAGACCTTGTGGAGGTTTCGGGAACCTGGGAAGATACGCCAACTCAAGTCAAAAGAGAGAAGATTATCGAGTtgatagaagaagaagaagattttgAAAAGTTGAGTAAGATTGAATTGGCTGTCGAGCAACTACAGTCGACAGATATAGCAGCCGAAAACCAATCACTACCAGAGACTAAGGAAATTGCTGAACAGAAGAAGCCAATACCGCCAGACCCCAACGTCGACTACGTAAGCCCACCCATCCAAATCTCAGACGAGGTAGAGCATCAAGCTCCTACGGCAGCTGTGATAACCGATAATCGGAACTACATGCAAGTAGTCTTGAGCGGAACAACCTATCGGGCACTTTTCGATCCTGGCGCCGTAATCACCTTAGTAGGCCCCAGAGTAGCcgagaaatttgaaaaccgACTGATAGCCGCTAAAACTTCTATTCAGGCGATTACGGGCGAACTATCACCCGTAATGGGATATTTACAGATCAATATTGAATTGGACGGCATTGATGCAACCATTACAGCCCGCGCAGTTAAAGAGATTGGGCACGACGTGGTATTCGGTAGAGATTTCtgtgaaatctttaaaatagaTACGGATCACAGGGGTTGGTGGAGAGCAAACGGTGGAATATGGCGAAGATTTAATAGCCAAAACCCGTCTGAAAATGATAAAGTTTTCGCCGAATGTACCGGAATAACAGAATTAGATGAAGACGAAAGAAGACAAATAGAAGAGATAGTCGACGGAACTCTGCCCGAATACTCGCCGGATGTATTAGGTTTCACTGATCTCACCGAACATCACATCAGCCTAACGTGTGATACGCCAGTGAGACAGAAATTCCGCCGGAGATCACCCAAAAAGATAGAGTCGATTCAGAAAGGAGCCAAAGAGTTAGAGAGACTAGGTATCATAGAGAGATCAGCCAGTGATTTTGTTAGCCAAGTAGTGATGGTGCCGAAACAAGGCACGGACGAAGAGAGACTGTGTGTAGACTTTACAGACGTGaataaatttactaaaaaggatggGTATCCGTTACCGCAAATGGACGCAATTCTTGACAGGCTGAGGTGTGCCAGATATCTGAGTAAAATTGACCTACGTCAAGCCTATTTCCAAGTCAAGATGGAGGAAAGTAGTAAGAAATATACCGCTTTTGCCGTACCAGGATATGGATTGTGGCAATTCACTAGGATGCCGTTTGGCCTGATTAATGCCCCCATGACTCTACAACGCCTAGTGGACACCTTATTCGGCCCCGAAGATACTCCTCAAATTTTTGGTTATTTAGATGACATAGTGATTGCCACAGACTCTTTTGAAGagcataaaataaaagttagaTATGTACTACAGAAACTGATTTCAGCCGGACTAACTATCAACCCCAAGAAATGCCAATTTTGTGTGAGTCAGATCAAATACCTAGGTTTCGTTCTAGATAAAGACGGGCTTAGGACTGACCCCGACAAAGTCGCGCCGGTATTGAATTGTCCAGCACCGTGTAATGTCAGAGAATTAAGAAGAGTATTGGGAATGATAGGTTGGTATGCCAGATTTATTGAAAACAGTTCGGAAACTAAAATCCCACTAGTTAAACTTCTACGCAAAGACCAAAAATGGACTTGGGGAGACGAGCAGCAACAGGCGTTCGAAAAACTCAAGAAAGCCTTAACCGTAGCGCCAGTACTCGCCAGACCCGATTTCAACAAGCCTTTCTGTATCCAATGTGACGCCAGCAACGTCGCCATAGGAGCTGTGTTAACTCAGGAGTTTGACGACGGAGAACACCCGATTGTGTATGTCAGCCGAGTCCTAACAGCCGCCGAGAAGAACTACACTActacagagagagagtgtcTAGCTTTAGTATGGGCCATAAAGAAGTTACGGCCATATGTCGAAGGATACCATTTCACAGTGATCACAGATCACAGTGCACTACGCTGGCTTCGCTCGTTAAAGGAGCCCAGTGGAAGGCTAGCTAGATGGGCACTTGAAGTTCAGCAATGGGACTTCGACATTATTCACCGTAGAGGCGCGAACCATAGAGTGCCAGACGCCTTGTCGAGGATGCTTGAGCCAGAATTAGCAGCCGTGGCGGAGATCTCTGATCCTTGGTATCTCCGACGATTTAAAGAGGTAGAAGAGTTTCCTAATAAATTTCCCCAGTGGAGAGTAGAAGATGGTCGGCTATACCGATTTAAGAGAGATCCGTTGTTGGACCCTATTACCCATAGCGACGAAGCCTGGAAATTAGTCATACCAGccgaacagagagagaaagtcatGACTGTTGCCCACGTGGAAGTTACCGCCGGACACATGGGGATCGAAAAGACCTACGATAGAATAGCGAGAGAATATTTTTGGCCGGGAATGTACCACGACGTCCACTCCTTTATCACCGCCTGCCCAGTCTGCCAAAGATACAAAGTGTCGCAACAAGGCCCACAAGGCCTTATCGGCAAAAGAATCGTAGAAAAGCCTTGGACCGTGGTAGCCGCCGATATGATGGAATTCCCAAGAAGTAAAGGCCAGAATAAATACTTACTAGTTTTCCAAGACCTGTTTACCCGCTGGGTGGAAGTCAAGCCATTGCGTAAAGCAGACGGAAAATCAGTCGCCAGAGCTTTTGAAGAACTAGTGTTATTTCGCTGGGAGACGCCAGAGTATTTGTTGACCGATAACGGAACGGAATTCTTGAACAAGCACGTTGCCGAGACGTTAAAGGAATACGGTGTGACACACGTTACTACACCACCATACCACCCTCAAGCCAATCCTGTCGAGAGGAGTAATCGCACCCTCAAAACAATGATAGCGATGTTCGCCGAGAGTCACAGAGATTGGGATAAACATGTCCACGAGCTTCGTCACGCCATGAATACCGCCGTACAATCAACGCTCAAAACATCCCCAGCCTTTTTGAATTTTGGCAGGCACCCCTCACCAGTCAAGAGTCTACGTACGGAAATCGAGGGTCGAGGTCCAAAATTACAATTAGATCCTGCCGTGTGGCAAGATCGTATGAAACGACTGGATGCGTTACGAGAGCTCGTCGCCAAGTTTATAGATAATGCGAGAAATAAGCAGGGGGAGACATATAATAGAAGGCGTAGATTGACCAATTTTGCAGTCGGGGATATGGTTTTGAGGAGAACTCACTATCAGTCGAAAGCCGCTGAGAGTTTCTCTGCCAAGTTAGCACCCAAATTTGAGGGACCCTTTCGAATTACAGAGCAGAAATCCCCTACCGTGTATATCTTGGAAGCCGAGGAGGGTAACAGTCGAAAAATCGCTAAAGCACACGTATCGGACCTGAAAAGATACTTACCGCCGCGAAATCCTAAAACTAACAGCCCTAACACCGATCCCACGAGCCGGTAG